One genomic segment of Alkalimarinus alittae includes these proteins:
- a CDS encoding DUF3465 domain-containing protein, which translates to MKHLLIVLILSTFSLAGFAGGQSISSAYETRTSNVQVSNTGIVVKVLPDDDKGSRHQKFILKLPSGQTVLIAHNIDLAPKINSIKTGDSIEFYGEYEWNAKGGVVHWTHHDPAARHEGGWLKHNGVVYK; encoded by the coding sequence ATGAAGCATTTACTCATAGTATTAATTTTATCCACTTTCTCTCTTGCCGGTTTTGCAGGTGGTCAGTCAATTTCCTCTGCTTACGAAACCAGAACTAGTAATGTACAAGTTAGCAACACTGGAATAGTCGTTAAAGTTCTACCCGATGATGATAAAGGTTCCCGTCATCAAAAATTTATACTTAAGCTACCATCAGGGCAGACTGTTTTAATAGCCCATAATATTGATTTAGCTCCTAAGATAAACTCAATCAAGACGGGTGACTCTATTGAATTTTATGGAGAGTATGAGTGGAACGCTAAAGGTGGTGTAGTTCATTGGACACATCATGATCCCGCGGCTCGGCATGAAGGTGGTTGGCTTAAACATAATGGGGTTGTATACAAATAG
- a CDS encoding manganese efflux pump MntP, with product MIEVLILAVALSMDAFAVSIGLGSKRVKKTKSLAIIAAIYFGLFQALMPFIGYFGGKGVLGWVENYAHWIAFFLLITVGGKMIYEAISEGVEEDIAQITHKVMLILAIATSIDAMAAGFTLNLLEVNPIIACGIIGVTTFIFSLVGVFIGARSGTWLESKAELLGGIILILIGLKFLVF from the coding sequence ATGATTGAAGTCTTAATTTTGGCAGTAGCACTGAGCATGGACGCATTTGCGGTTTCTATAGGGCTTGGATCAAAGCGGGTCAAGAAGACAAAGTCGCTAGCTATAATTGCTGCAATATATTTCGGGTTATTCCAAGCGCTAATGCCATTTATAGGCTACTTTGGTGGAAAAGGTGTGCTCGGCTGGGTTGAGAATTATGCACATTGGATTGCATTCTTCCTTCTTATAACAGTTGGAGGAAAGATGATTTATGAAGCCATTAGCGAGGGTGTTGAAGAAGATATTGCACAAATCACTCATAAAGTGATGCTTATTTTAGCTATTGCTACGAGCATAGATGCAATGGCTGCTGGGTTTACATTAAATCTACTCGAAGTCAACCCGATAATTGCTTGCGGAATCATTGGTGTTACGACATTTATATTCAGCTTGGTTGGTGTGTTTATTGGTGCTAGAAGTGGGACATGGCTAGAAAGCAAGGCAGAGCTTTTGGGCGGTATAATACTCATTCTAATTGGGTTGAAATTTCTGGTATTTTGA
- a CDS encoding type II toxin-antitoxin system Phd/YefM family antitoxin, with protein MRVVSFTEARNGLKAVLDSVVNDADTTVITRRDSEDAVVMSLDYYNSLMETVHLLKSPANAEHLNKSIAQYKSGKTTQRDIVDE; from the coding sequence ATGAGAGTTGTATCTTTTACTGAAGCAAGAAATGGATTAAAAGCTGTTTTAGACTCTGTCGTTAATGATGCAGACACCACTGTTATAACGCGTCGAGATTCAGAAGATGCGGTAGTGATGTCATTAGATTATTACAATAGTTTGATGGAAACAGTTCATTTATTAAAGTCTCCTGCAAATGCAGAACATTTAAACAAATCAATAGCTCAATATAAAAGTGGTAAAACTACGCAAAGAGATATAGTCGATGAGTAG
- a CDS encoding sodium:solute symporter family protein: MDTQTLIYIFVGATFALYIGIAIWSRAGSTSEYYVASGGVHPIANGMATGADWMSAASFISMAGIISFVGRDGAVYLMGWTGGYVLLAMCLAPYLRKFGKFTVPEFIGERYYSQAARVVAIICVIFISFTYVAGQMRGVGIVFSRYLEVDINSGVLIGMAIVFFYAVLGGMKGITYTQVAQYCVMIFAYMIPAIYISMLVTGNPIPQLGFGSTLSGSDVFLLDKLDGLSQELGFAQYTAGSKSTIDMFFITMALMVGTAGLPHVIVRFFTVPKVSDARKSAGYALLFIAILYTTAPAVASFARVNLLETVSEAEYDELPEWFESWENAGLLAWQDKNSDGKIQYVAGAPFAGKPTFDDNIRGASQERVVTNTPTDNANELYVDRDIMVLANPEIAQLPGWVIALMAAGGLAAALSTAAGLLLVISTSISHDLLKSNLMPDIDEKKELLAARFAAAAAICVAGYFGINPPGFVAQVVAFAFGLAASSFFPAILMGIFYKRMNKEGAIAGMVSGLVFTFAYIIYFKFVNPAANTPDNWFFGISPEGIGTLGMLLNFAVSFAVSKVTPPPPEHIQHLVEDIRVPRGAAAPVAEH, translated from the coding sequence ATGGATACCCAAACACTCATATATATATTTGTAGGCGCCACTTTTGCGCTCTACATTGGCATCGCGATCTGGTCTCGAGCAGGTTCTACCAGTGAATACTATGTAGCAAGTGGTGGTGTGCACCCCATTGCAAATGGTATGGCAACAGGCGCAGACTGGATGTCAGCTGCTTCGTTTATTTCTATGGCCGGTATTATTTCCTTTGTTGGGCGTGATGGCGCGGTTTATCTGATGGGTTGGACTGGCGGCTATGTATTGCTAGCTATGTGTCTGGCGCCTTATCTAAGAAAGTTTGGTAAGTTTACCGTACCGGAATTTATTGGTGAGCGTTACTACTCCCAAGCAGCCCGTGTGGTTGCGATTATCTGTGTAATTTTTATCTCCTTCACTTACGTCGCAGGCCAGATGCGCGGTGTTGGTATCGTGTTCTCTCGTTACCTTGAAGTTGATATCAATTCTGGCGTATTGATCGGCATGGCGATTGTATTTTTCTATGCCGTACTAGGCGGCATGAAAGGTATTACCTATACGCAAGTGGCACAGTACTGTGTGATGATCTTCGCATATATGATCCCGGCCATATATATATCTATGTTAGTGACCGGCAACCCCATCCCCCAATTAGGGTTTGGTAGCACGCTCAGTGGCAGCGATGTATTCTTGCTCGATAAACTAGATGGCCTGTCTCAGGAGCTGGGGTTTGCACAATATACCGCCGGTAGCAAATCCACCATTGATATGTTCTTTATTACCATGGCACTAATGGTGGGTACTGCAGGGTTACCTCACGTCATTGTTCGTTTCTTCACGGTACCTAAAGTAAGCGACGCACGTAAGTCAGCCGGCTACGCACTACTGTTTATTGCCATTCTTTATACAACAGCGCCAGCGGTTGCTTCATTTGCGCGTGTTAACTTACTAGAAACGGTAAGCGAAGCAGAATATGATGAACTACCAGAGTGGTTTGAAAGCTGGGAAAATGCGGGGCTACTCGCATGGCAAGATAAAAATTCAGATGGAAAAATCCAATATGTCGCAGGTGCTCCATTTGCGGGTAAGCCAACCTTTGATGATAACATTCGAGGCGCTAGTCAAGAGCGCGTAGTGACTAACACACCAACAGATAACGCCAACGAGCTTTATGTTGATCGCGATATTATGGTACTGGCCAACCCTGAAATAGCACAACTACCCGGTTGGGTTATTGCATTGATGGCTGCTGGTGGCTTAGCCGCAGCACTCTCAACCGCCGCAGGACTGTTACTGGTGATCTCGACATCTATCTCGCACGATTTGTTGAAGAGCAACTTGATGCCCGATATAGATGAGAAAAAAGAACTTCTCGCCGCACGTTTTGCCGCCGCGGCTGCAATATGTGTCGCCGGTTACTTTGGCATTAACCCGCCAGGTTTCGTGGCCCAAGTAGTCGCCTTTGCATTCGGACTCGCCGCATCCTCCTTCTTTCCCGCCATCTTGATGGGTATATTCTATAAGAGAATGAACAAAGAAGGCGCGATAGCCGGTATGGTGTCAGGCTTGGTGTTCACCTTTGCATACATCATCTACTTTAAGTTCGTAAACCCAGCGGCAAACACGCCTGATAACTGGTTCTTCGGTATCTCACCAGAAGGCATCGGAACATTGGGGATGTTATTGAACTTCGCGGTATCGTTTGCAGTCTCTAAAGTAACACCGCCACCACCCGAGCATATTCAGCATTTGGTAGAAGATATACGTGTACCTCGCGGTGCAGCAGCGCCGGTAGCGGAACACTAA
- a CDS encoding DUF4124 domain-containing protein, with translation MFKCTDNAGQVSFQDRPCAKDETMKEIKLEKSQESSATPNKKELIEILAKAYGKKLDPNDPKMLQAAEAFLVTNAGKAYAFTKVYGVSLEFCPNNQSLINAMNTYKRKAKNSIALGKIYYRDGYDLQLGQKRFKHTGQQLTKGLDDMLVGLRKEHKRDPKGKCKESIQALKSLAMVYSG, from the coding sequence ATGTTTAAGTGCACAGATAATGCTGGCCAAGTATCTTTCCAAGATAGGCCGTGTGCAAAGGATGAAACTATGAAAGAAATTAAACTGGAAAAATCTCAGGAATCCTCAGCTACCCCAAATAAAAAAGAACTAATCGAAATTCTTGCTAAAGCATACGGTAAAAAGTTAGATCCTAACGATCCTAAAATGTTGCAAGCAGCAGAAGCATTCCTTGTTACCAATGCTGGAAAAGCTTATGCGTTTACAAAAGTATATGGTGTATCTTTAGAGTTTTGCCCAAATAATCAGTCATTAATAAACGCAATGAATACTTATAAGCGCAAAGCCAAGAACAGTATCGCACTTGGTAAAATTTACTACAGAGATGGGTATGATCTTCAGCTTGGCCAAAAACGATTCAAACATACGGGGCAACAGTTAACAAAAGGATTAGATGATATGTTGGTAGGTCTCAGGAAAGAGCATAAAAGAGACCCTAAGGGCAAGTGCAAAGAATCTATTCAAGCTCTTAAATCACTGGCAATGGTATACAGCGGTTAA
- a CDS encoding Txe/YoeB family addiction module toxin codes for MSSRLLCWTDEAWNDYVYWQGQDKKTLKRINKLISDTKRSPFEGIGKPEPLKENLSGFWSRRIDDSNRLVYAVDDKTLTIISCRYHY; via the coding sequence ATGAGTAGTAGGCTACTTTGTTGGACTGATGAAGCTTGGAATGATTACGTTTACTGGCAAGGTCAGGACAAAAAGACATTAAAGCGTATAAACAAATTAATCAGTGACACTAAGCGTTCACCATTTGAGGGTATTGGTAAGCCTGAACCTCTTAAAGAAAATTTGTCAGGTTTCTGGTCACGCCGAATTGATGACTCCAATCGTTTAGTTTATGCCGTTGATGATAAAACGCTAACCATAATATCGTGCAGGTATCATTACTAA
- a CDS encoding PAS domain-containing hybrid sensor histidine kinase/response regulator, giving the protein MVQGWILIACSFIYISALFGIAYYGDRHSSLYNNRFIRPQIYSLSMAVYFTSWTFYGAVGRASTEGLGYLPIYLGPLLTFFFFGPIIDRIIRISKKQSTTSIADFIAARYGKSQLISVLVTAIAVVGIIPYIALQLKAVSMGFSILTTGDMAQDTSSISLFKDTAWWVALLMALFTIIFGTRHLDATEHHQGMMQAVAFESVIKMVAFVFVGLFVCYSMFNGIDDIFTRINQSSGLEKFSLGGFSNSDFIAQTIISMCAIICLPRQFHVTVVENYHRSDFQVARVMMPLYLIIASVFVLPIAGAGWLMFEPGTVNADTLLLNLPIIADQKWLTILAFLGGGSAATAMVIVSSVTLSTMVCNEIVIPSIFKLFQIKLSQQQNLSRLFLNIRRVTIVLLLLLAYGFYRLTARDFSLTSFGLLSFVAVAQFAPSLVGGVMWRRGNFHGAVIGLTSGFLIWIYTLLLPTLARNNWISSDIIDKGIFNSDWLVPTALFGSDMGLITHGIVWSLGTNIFLYIVVSLFTRQRVREKIQAAAFFHEVDSSHQDSLADQRKSNATIDDLKALTERFMGPEKADAIFMIYETRYNEKLSPGRHATPNLMNFIEKQLASVIGSSTAKVVLDSTIKGRDMHLDDVVSIVDEASQVMQFNRDLLQSAIENISLGVSVIDEQQRIVAWNQRYLSLFNYPKGFVKVGRPIADLVRLNLIAANLPPKKIEVLIKDRLKLMQDGTPHEYERERPDGSVLLIQGIPTPSGGFVTTFADITDLRKTTQALKETNTYLEQRVEERTQELSVLNDQLLQAKSVAEQANQSKTRFLASASHDLLQPLNAARLFTSALHQQHQEQDKDRSLIENIDDSLAAAEEILSTLLDISKLDAGVLETHLSDFCIQDILKQLNAEFTVIAEDQNLTLKTVPCYQTVHSDSQLLRRVIQNFLSNAIRYTPHGKILLGCRRLKGFVRIEVWDTGPGISDSDIKLIFEEFKRLPHHGKEKKGLGLGLAIVDRISHMLGHPIKVTSTLGKGSVFSITVPIGQSKSAHVSNERTPVSTRKVGGLEGLNVLCIDNDPIILEGMATLLRGWSCKVIAAHSLEDAQQKSANKRPEIILADYQLDNDENGLDTMDELQSFFAPLAPGGRIPGVLVTAQTGQTLIEEVHQRGYQILHKPVKPAGLRAMMTKLIKSQAKNHP; this is encoded by the coding sequence ATGGTTCAGGGCTGGATACTGATCGCCTGTTCTTTTATCTATATTAGTGCGCTTTTCGGAATCGCCTATTATGGAGACCGTCATTCATCGCTATATAATAATCGGTTTATTCGCCCTCAAATATACAGTTTGTCGATGGCGGTTTACTTTACCTCTTGGACGTTTTATGGCGCCGTCGGCAGAGCCTCAACAGAGGGCTTGGGCTATTTACCTATTTACTTAGGCCCGCTGCTGACATTCTTCTTTTTTGGCCCGATTATCGACCGAATTATTCGTATTAGTAAAAAACAAAGTACGACGTCAATTGCTGACTTTATTGCTGCACGGTATGGCAAGTCTCAGCTGATTTCTGTTCTGGTTACAGCGATCGCGGTAGTGGGTATTATTCCGTATATTGCACTGCAACTTAAAGCGGTTTCGATGGGATTTAGTATTTTAACCACCGGTGATATGGCCCAAGACACCAGTAGTATTAGCTTATTTAAAGACACTGCGTGGTGGGTTGCTCTCCTGATGGCTCTCTTTACGATTATATTTGGTACACGCCATCTTGATGCGACGGAACATCACCAAGGCATGATGCAAGCCGTTGCATTTGAGTCGGTGATCAAAATGGTCGCATTTGTATTCGTAGGGCTCTTTGTTTGCTACAGCATGTTTAACGGTATTGACGACATATTTACTCGAATAAACCAATCATCAGGGCTTGAGAAGTTTAGTCTCGGCGGATTTAGCAATAGTGATTTTATCGCTCAGACTATCATTTCAATGTGCGCCATTATCTGTCTACCAAGGCAGTTTCATGTCACCGTTGTGGAGAACTACCATCGAAGCGATTTTCAAGTCGCTCGGGTGATGATGCCGCTTTACCTGATTATTGCGAGTGTATTTGTACTCCCGATAGCCGGTGCAGGCTGGCTTATGTTTGAACCGGGTACGGTTAATGCAGACACACTGCTACTCAATTTGCCCATTATTGCCGATCAAAAATGGCTAACTATTTTAGCGTTTTTAGGCGGTGGTTCTGCGGCAACGGCCATGGTCATTGTGTCTTCGGTGACCCTAAGTACCATGGTGTGCAATGAGATTGTTATTCCCTCTATATTTAAATTATTTCAAATTAAGCTCAGCCAACAGCAAAACTTAAGTCGCTTATTCCTCAACATTCGTCGTGTCACCATTGTTTTATTATTGTTACTTGCTTACGGCTTTTACCGACTTACGGCGCGAGACTTCAGCCTCACCTCTTTCGGCTTACTTTCGTTCGTTGCTGTCGCACAGTTTGCCCCTTCTTTAGTGGGCGGAGTCATGTGGCGTAGAGGCAATTTCCACGGTGCGGTCATTGGTTTAACCAGTGGTTTTTTGATTTGGATTTACACCTTATTACTGCCCACTCTCGCTCGTAATAATTGGATCTCTTCAGATATTATTGATAAAGGAATATTTAATAGTGATTGGCTAGTCCCTACTGCCTTATTCGGCAGTGATATGGGATTAATTACTCACGGTATCGTTTGGAGCTTAGGCACCAATATTTTTCTCTATATTGTTGTGTCGCTGTTCACTCGTCAACGAGTCAGAGAAAAAATACAAGCCGCTGCATTCTTTCACGAAGTGGATAGTTCACATCAAGACTCACTCGCAGATCAACGAAAAAGCAACGCCACTATTGATGACCTTAAAGCACTCACTGAACGTTTTATGGGGCCCGAAAAAGCAGACGCGATCTTTATGATTTACGAAACCCGTTACAACGAGAAGTTATCGCCTGGTCGTCATGCTACCCCCAATTTAATGAACTTTATTGAAAAACAGCTCGCGAGTGTTATCGGCTCTTCAACCGCCAAAGTCGTTTTAGACTCAACGATTAAGGGTCGCGACATGCACCTTGATGATGTCGTAAGTATTGTTGATGAAGCCTCGCAGGTCATGCAGTTTAACCGTGATCTATTACAGTCGGCGATCGAGAATATATCACTCGGTGTTAGCGTTATTGATGAGCAGCAGCGAATTGTTGCTTGGAATCAGCGATACCTAAGCCTGTTTAATTACCCAAAAGGGTTTGTAAAAGTCGGGCGACCAATCGCCGACTTAGTGAGGCTAAACCTTATTGCGGCTAATCTACCACCTAAAAAAATCGAAGTATTGATTAAAGATCGCTTGAAACTGATGCAGGACGGTACGCCCCATGAATATGAACGCGAACGCCCCGATGGTTCAGTGCTCCTAATTCAAGGCATCCCTACACCAAGCGGCGGCTTTGTGACCACATTTGCAGATATTACAGACTTAAGAAAAACCACCCAGGCGCTAAAAGAGACCAACACCTATCTTGAGCAACGAGTTGAAGAAAGAACACAAGAGCTCTCGGTGCTCAATGACCAACTATTACAAGCCAAGTCAGTCGCTGAACAAGCCAACCAGAGTAAAACGCGTTTTCTTGCGTCTGCGAGTCATGACTTACTCCAACCCCTTAATGCTGCAAGACTGTTCACCTCTGCCCTGCACCAGCAGCATCAAGAGCAAGATAAAGACCGCTCACTCATTGAGAATATAGACGACTCATTAGCCGCAGCAGAAGAAATCCTCAGCACGTTACTAGATATATCAAAGCTCGATGCAGGTGTGCTCGAGACTCACCTCAGTGACTTTTGTATTCAAGATATTCTTAAACAGTTAAATGCTGAGTTTACCGTCATTGCAGAAGACCAAAACCTAACCCTCAAAACGGTGCCTTGCTATCAAACCGTTCATTCAGACTCTCAACTTCTTCGCAGGGTCATTCAAAACTTCTTATCCAACGCGATTCGCTACACACCTCACGGCAAAATACTTCTGGGTTGTCGTCGGTTAAAAGGATTTGTGCGTATTGAAGTATGGGATACGGGCCCCGGTATTTCTGACAGTGACATTAAGTTAATTTTTGAAGAGTTTAAGCGTCTCCCCCATCACGGGAAAGAGAAGAAAGGATTAGGTTTAGGGCTCGCCATAGTCGACAGAATAAGTCATATGCTTGGCCACCCGATTAAGGTTACGTCTACATTGGGTAAAGGCAGTGTTTTTTCTATTACCGTCCCTATCGGTCAAAGTAAATCCGCACACGTATCAAATGAACGAACGCCAGTTTCAACGCGTAAAGTGGGCGGTCTTGAAGGCTTAAATGTACTCTGCATTGATAACGACCCGATCATTTTAGAGGGTATGGCCACGCTATTAAGAGGTTGGAGCTGCAAGGTTATTGCCGCGCATAGTCTAGAAGACGCGCAGCAAAAGAGTGCGAATAAACGACCTGAAATTATTTTGGCCGATTATCAACTAGACAATGACGAAAACGGGCTTGATACGATGGATGAACTACAATCATTTTTTGCCCCTTTAGCTCCTGGCGGGCGTATTCCCGGCGTGTTAGTAACCGCACAAACAGGGCAAACACTCATAGAAGAAGTACACCAAAGAGGTTATCAAATACTGCATAAGCCTGTTAAACCCGCAGGCTTAAGGGCCATGATGACTAAGCTCATTAAAAGCCAGGCCAAGAATCACCCATAA
- a CDS encoding integron integrase, which produces MLDIPAPLPAQPVRFIDKFRFYIRKRGLAYKTEKTYVSWVIRYIRFHNKQHPSLLSEAHIEMYLDHLGVQLNAAKNTQRTALNALVFLYREFLGTELKDLKFSHAKKSRKLPVVFSHDEAMRVISELQGPYKLMAQLMFGSGLRISECIRLRIKDLDFGMSVLIVRDGKGGKDRSTVLPSVLHAALRKQITLVNLIHQQDVEDGFGEVYMPDRLAYKYPTSASSLEWKYLFPSSNYSVDPRSDKTRRHHVMDRSVQRAVKAAIAKAGIHKHASCHTFRHSFATSLLQQGYDIRTIQKLLGHSNVETTEIYTHVLGQGANGVISPLER; this is translated from the coding sequence ATGCTGGATATACCCGCGCCATTACCTGCTCAGCCTGTGCGTTTTATAGATAAGTTTCGGTTCTATATTCGCAAAAGGGGCTTAGCTTACAAAACTGAAAAAACCTACGTAAGCTGGGTCATCAGATATATACGATTTCATAATAAACAACACCCATCACTGCTTTCTGAAGCGCATATTGAAATGTACCTTGACCATTTAGGGGTTCAGCTCAATGCGGCTAAAAATACACAGAGAACCGCTTTAAATGCTCTTGTGTTTTTATATCGTGAATTTCTAGGCACCGAACTGAAAGACTTGAAATTTTCTCATGCTAAGAAGTCACGTAAGTTACCTGTGGTTTTTTCTCATGATGAAGCTATGCGTGTCATTAGTGAATTACAAGGGCCTTATAAACTTATGGCGCAGTTAATGTTTGGTTCTGGCCTTCGTATCTCTGAATGCATTAGGCTCAGAATTAAAGACCTTGATTTCGGCATGAGTGTTCTTATTGTGCGTGACGGTAAAGGAGGAAAGGATCGTTCAACGGTATTACCTTCAGTGCTACATGCGGCATTAAGAAAGCAAATTACGTTGGTTAATTTAATTCATCAACAAGATGTCGAAGATGGGTTTGGAGAGGTATATATGCCAGATCGATTAGCGTATAAATATCCTACATCAGCATCGTCTCTCGAATGGAAGTACCTTTTCCCCTCAAGTAATTATTCTGTTGATCCTCGTTCAGATAAAACGAGACGACACCACGTTATGGATCGTTCCGTTCAGAGAGCGGTTAAAGCGGCTATTGCTAAAGCAGGCATTCATAAGCATGCAAGCTGCCATACGTTTAGACACAGCTTTGCGACGTCTTTATTACAGCAGGGCTACGATATTAGAACAATTCAGAAACTACTTGGGCACTCTAATGTAGAGACCACCGAAATTTATACCCATGTATTAGGACAGGGTGCAAATGGAGTTATAAGCCCATTAGAACGCTAA
- a CDS encoding DUF4212 domain-containing protein — translation MSDNKQAAQAYWKENVRLLLILLAIWFAVSYGCGILFVDALDTIKIGGFPLGFWFAQQGSIYTFVVLIFVYTARMNTLDRKYDFHEE, via the coding sequence ATGTCAGATAACAAACAAGCAGCACAAGCTTATTGGAAAGAAAACGTCAGATTATTGCTAATACTCTTAGCAATTTGGTTTGCAGTTTCATATGGATGCGGCATTCTATTTGTAGATGCTTTGGATACAATCAAAATCGGTGGATTTCCACTTGGGTTTTGGTTTGCTCAGCAGGGGTCTATCTATACCTTCGTTGTTTTAATTTTCGTATATACGGCTCGAATGAACACCCTCGATCGTAAATATGATTTTCATGAAGAATAA